The stretch of DNA TTAATGGAATCCTCTGAAAACATGGTCAAATTATCCGCCATAAAATTATTACTGAATAAAATTTAAACAGACTCTTAGATTATATTTTTGTTAATTTTTTCACAGAATTCATGCTGTGTTGTCATAGAGTGTTTTATTTAATTATTTGATAATTAATTATTTAAGGTCTATTTGATATACTTCTTAGAATCTAAATAATCCGAATTCACATGAATTAGAATTATATGACAAATATCATTTTGAATGGTAAAGAAAGAATCATCTATATTTGTGAATCTATTTTTAATTATTCTAAATAAATGAAAAAACAATACTTAATATCTGCCGTTTTATTGAGTACGCTGGCAGTAAAAACTGCTGCTCAAAACAAACAGGATAGTCTTACAATAAAAGACATCAATGAAGTTGTAATGGTCTCTTCCCGCGCTCCCAAGCAAATCAGTGATATTCCGGGAACAGTTTGGGTGATCAGCGAAAAAGAACTTCAAACACAGATTAGAGGCGGAGCAGGATTGAAAGAAGTATTGGGAAATATGATTCCAGGATTTGATTTCGGAAATCAGGGGCGAACAAATTATGCCCAGAATATGAGAGGTAGAAATGTTCTTGTAATGGTTAACGGAATATCATTAAACAGCACAAGGGCTTCCAGTAGACAATTCGATGCTATTGACCCTTTTAATATCGAAAGAATTGAGGTCCTGTCAGGGGCTTCTGCTATTTATGGAGGAGATTCCACGGGAGGAATTATCAATATTGTCACTAAAAGACCTACTACTAATAAATTGACCTTTGAAACTACAGCCGGTTTAAAATCAGGCTTTCATAAAGGTGATCTGGATAAGAGAATTGCTCAATCCGTACAAGGAGGAAGTGACGCTGTAAAATTTAGGTTGGGTGCTGCATTTACTCAGAACGAAGGAGCTTTTGACGCCAATGGGGATCAGGTTATAACAGATGTAAAACAGGCCGATTTTCAATACAACAGGTCTATAGATATCTTAGGTGGGATTACTGCTAAGCTGAGCCCGGATCAGGACTTAAGCCTGGATTTACAATACTATAACTCGAAGGTAAGGAATAAGAAATGGTTGTCTTTTGGAAGGAATTTCGAAGGCTTTACCACAAAAAATCCTGCTCTCATCAATGTTTTAGATGGTGCTGACTCCGATGTAGTTCCCCGTACAGAAAGATTCATGGCTAACCTGCAGTATAGCTTACGCAATATCCTTGGAGGACAAAATCTGATTTTCCAGGCTTATGGGCGAAGAGAAGAAGTGGATTTCGGGGCTTCATTTGCAGAGGTTCCTAAACCTCCGGCTGGAATTACGCTTCCGGTATTCCTTTCATCAGGAAGAGGAAATACGAATGTATATGGGGTAAAAGCTGTTTTATCAAAAAAATGGAACAATTTAAACTTCACGTATGGAATGGATTCTGATTTTGAAAGCTTTAAAGGAGATCAGGCCATATTCAATCCACAGAGAAGTAATGAGTCCGGAGGTCTGGTGAATAAAACCGATGTTTTCGTAGGAAGATATCCGGATACTAAAATTTTCAGTTTATCCGGCTTTATGCAGGCTGACTGGGAAATTACCAAAAAATTAATCCTTTCCGGAGGGATCAGACAACAATTCATTAATGTAAGATTAGATGATTTTGTAGGCTTTAAAGAGCAGGTATATATGCATTTCGGATATGGAAATTCTGCGGATGCTGTAAAAGGAGGTAAAAACAACTATGATGTAACATTACTCAACGCCAGTTTGCTATACAAGATAACTCCTGAATGGCAAACATGGCTGAGTTTTTCTCAGGGATTCGCTGTACCTGATGCCGCAAAGTCTTATGGTTTTGGAAAATATGAATTAGCTAATAATCATTGGAAGCTCTTAAACAGTATCAATATTAGCGAGCAGCCATTAAGCGGAATAAAAACCGATCAGATGGAAATTGGATTCAGGCATAACCCGGGTTCTGCTCCTGGCTTTTATACACAGGGATCTTTTTTCTATGCACTCTCTAATAAGACACTTAAAATAGACAATGTAGCTTTTACCATTTCATTACTGGATCAGAAGTTGAGAAACTATGGATTCGAAGGAGCCCTGGGATATCGTTTCGCAGAGGGACTTGAATTGGGTGGAAATATTTTGCTGATGGAATCAGAGACTAAAACAGTAAAAGACGGCTGGCAGAATCAATCTGTTTATACTACCAATCCATCAAAATTTATGGTGTTTACGGGTTGGAATGCTAAAAGGTTTTCATTGAGATTGCAAATGCAAAACTCTATGAATTATACGGATTTAGCAGATATGAAAATGAATGGCTATACCCTATTCGATTTTATGGGTGATGTCAAGCTGAATAAAGGGACCATTAATTTTGGAGTCCAGAATTTGTTTAACAAACAATATCCTACGATTTGGGGACAACGTTCTGCATTTTTCTATGGAGCGCCTCAAAAAGCATTTGCCTATCAGGGAAGAGGAACTACATTCTCTGTAGGATATACAATTAATTATTAATTGATAAAGTGTGTCATTTCAGGTAATTATTAAAGATTACCAATAGAA from Chryseobacterium piperi encodes:
- a CDS encoding TonB-dependent receptor; amino-acid sequence: MKKQYLISAVLLSTLAVKTAAQNKQDSLTIKDINEVVMVSSRAPKQISDIPGTVWVISEKELQTQIRGGAGLKEVLGNMIPGFDFGNQGRTNYAQNMRGRNVLVMVNGISLNSTRASSRQFDAIDPFNIERIEVLSGASAIYGGDSTGGIINIVTKRPTTNKLTFETTAGLKSGFHKGDLDKRIAQSVQGGSDAVKFRLGAAFTQNEGAFDANGDQVITDVKQADFQYNRSIDILGGITAKLSPDQDLSLDLQYYNSKVRNKKWLSFGRNFEGFTTKNPALINVLDGADSDVVPRTERFMANLQYSLRNILGGQNLIFQAYGRREEVDFGASFAEVPKPPAGITLPVFLSSGRGNTNVYGVKAVLSKKWNNLNFTYGMDSDFESFKGDQAIFNPQRSNESGGLVNKTDVFVGRYPDTKIFSLSGFMQADWEITKKLILSGGIRQQFINVRLDDFVGFKEQVYMHFGYGNSADAVKGGKNNYDVTLLNASLLYKITPEWQTWLSFSQGFAVPDAAKSYGFGKYELANNHWKLLNSINISEQPLSGIKTDQMEIGFRHNPGSAPGFYTQGSFFYALSNKTLKIDNVAFTISLLDQKLRNYGFEGALGYRFAEGLELGGNILLMESETKTVKDGWQNQSVYTTNPSKFMVFTGWNAKRFSLRLQMQNSMNYTDLADMKMNGYTLFDFMGDVKLNKGTINFGVQNLFNKQYPTIWGQRSAFFYGAPQKAFAYQGRGTTFSVGYTINY